Within the Fischerella sp. PCC 9605 genome, the region ATTGTATGAGAATTTTGTAGTGAAGCTGTGAGTGCAACCATAATAAAAGATAAGAAAGCAAGTCCTACTGTAAAAATCTGCTTTTTCACTGTTCTAGTTACTTTTAATGAGAACCAGCCTATTTCTCAATCAAAAGCCCTCCTCCCCATGTGAGAAAGAGGGTTGATGCTGGTTGATAAAATTTAGAAGTTAGAAATCACTTTTTGACGAAGATTTGGTGCTTATTTAAACTTTCAAACTATTTTGGTTTGGCGTGTTAAAGACTATCTTATTGACACTTTTCTAATTTAACAATCCTTTTATGGAACTGAAGGAGGGTTATCCGTACTTTTAATGGCGATCCCACTACTTTTATTAGAAGGATAACACGCTTTTTTTGACGTTTAATGTTCTACAGATTGGGTCTAATTTCTAATTAGTGTGTTTGATAGATTGAAGGTAGAATTGCAGATAAAATTAGAAAAATTTGTGATACGAACACTAGTGAACGAGTTTAACTATTTCTGTGACTAAATCTGTAGGATCTACAGGCTTAGTTAAGTAAGCTTGAAAACCATATTTGAGAGCAAAGCCGCTCTCTTCTTGCGCGTCTATAGCCGTTACAGCAATAGCTGGAATTTTTCTCAGCGGCTCGTGAAAATTTCTGACTTTGCTAATTAAAGAATACCCGTCAACTTCTGGCATAGCGATATCAACAATCAAAAGATGCGGTTCCAGTTGTTTTATTAGCTCTAAAGCTTCTAGGGCTGATGCTGCTGTTATCACTTGAACACCATAACCTTCAAGAAGAAAGCTAGTTAAGACACAGTTATCAATATCGTCATCAACTACAAGTATTTGCAACCCATCCAAAGGCTGAAAATCCTTTCTATCACTATTAAGATGATGATTTTCAGGAGTATTTGATACCATAATATCGCCTCCTATTTGCTGATTCAATTAGGGGGAAGTCCTGCTAGGGGCTAGGTGGGAACTAGCTATCTAGTGGGCACTTGAATTTATTAGTTATTAAATCAAGTTTCTCTAGCCTTAGTCTTATTCCCTAGGAAATAAATACCCGTCCAGATAGATTGCATGATGAGATTAATTGCGTTTAATGAGGTTAGAAATTGCTCTGAGCAATTCCTCTGGTGATACAGGTTTAGCGATGTGCATCTGAAACCCTGCTCTAAGTGCCTGCTGCTGATTAATCTCACCTGCATAAGCAGTCAGGGCGATCGCCGGAATCTGTTGTTTCCCTTGTTCAGCTTCTATTGTTCGCACCTGTCGCATTAACATATAGCCGTCCATCTCGGGCATACCAATATCACTGAGCAACACATCTGGCTTTGCGAGTGTCAGTGCTTGTAATGCTTCCCATGCCGATGCTA harbors:
- a CDS encoding response regulator, whose translation is MVSNTPENHHLNSDRKDFQPLDGLQILVVDDDIDNCVLTSFLLEGYGVQVITAASALEALELIKQLEPHLLIVDIAMPEVDGYSLISKVRNFHEPLRKIPAIAVTAIDAQEESGFALKYGFQAYLTKPVDPTDLVTEIVKLVH